A window of the Zeugodacus cucurbitae isolate PBARC_wt_2022May chromosome 4, idZeuCucr1.2, whole genome shotgun sequence genome harbors these coding sequences:
- the LOC128921714 gene encoding forkhead box protein I3-like: MAQNLESNFSIRNLLAGPDGTNPALTPPPSDGSLSPNISMSSNEDNNGSRPNLTYSELVTMAIRSSPEGKLTLNAIQNWISDNFPFYRKDEQGWQNQIRQTLSTNSCFLKVPRALDDPGRGNYWALSSELPAVRTASVGNGSAIGALINGVPHPQAPNAVYFPTPHEAQQHYQDVYQKLMFHQQQVEFLTSQQIST, encoded by the exons ATGGCCCAAAATCTGGAATCCAACTTCTCCATCAGAAATTTGTTGGCAGGACCAGATGGCACCAACCCAGCGctgacaccaccaccatccgatgGGTCTCTATCGCCCAACATTTCCATGTCGTCGAATGAAGATAATAATGGAAGTCGCCCGAACTTGACTTATAGTGAGTTGGTGACAATGGCGATACGAAGCAGTCCTGAAGGCAAACTGacgttgaatgcaatacaaaattggATCAGTGATAACTTTCCCTTTTACCGAAAGGATGAGCAAGGCTGGCAGAACCAGATCAGACAGACACTAAGCACGAACTCATGCTTCCTTAAGGTGCCACGTGCTTTGGACGACCCTGGACGTGGAAACTATTGGGCGTTGAGTTCTGAATTACCAGCAGTTCGTACTGCCAGTGTGGGAAATGGAAGTGCGATCGGAGCATTGATAAATGGTGTACCACATCCTCAGGCTCCAAATGCGGTTTACTTCCCCACGCCCCACGAG gctcaGCAGCACTATCAGGACGTATACCAGAAACTAATGTTCCATCAACAACAAGTCGAGTTTCTGACTTCGCAGCAAATATCCACATAA
- the LOC128921715 gene encoding forkhead box protein fkh-2-like gives MSSNEENHGSRPNLTYSALVTMAIRSSPEGKLTLNAIQSWISDNFPFYRKDEKGWQNQIRQTLSTNSCFLKIPRALDDPGRGNYWGMSPDLPAVGSVSVGNGTSLGSLVNGVAHPTAPNAVYFPTPQEIGETQRAMLMQAMQEQHAWFSYHQQQAHILQQQWVQLQQQQLQHQYAEIYQRLVFHQQQMASFTGQQVLS, from the coding sequence ATGTCGTCGAATGAAGAGAATCATGGAAGTCGACCGAACTTGACTTATAGTGCGTTGGTGACAATGGCGATACGAAGCAGTCCTGAAGGCAAACTGacgttgaatgcaatacaaagTTGGATTAGTGATAATTTTCCCTTTTACCGAAAGGATGAGAAAGGTTGGCAGAACCAAATAAGGCAGACGCTGAGCACAAACTCATGTTTCCTTAAGATACCACGTGCTTTGGATGATCCTGGACGTGGAAACTATTGGGGCATGAGTCCAGATTTACCAGCAGTTGGTTCTGTTAGTGTAGGTAACGGAACTTCACTTGGTTCCTTAGTCAACGGTGTAGCACACCCCACAGCCCCAAACGCGGTATATTTCCCCACACCACAAGAAATAGGGGAAACTCAGCGAGCAATGCTGATGCAGGCGATGCAGGAACAGCATGCATGGTTTTCGTACCACCAACAACAGGCGCATATATTACAGCAACAATGGGTacaactgcagcagcaacaacttcagCACCAATATGCAGAAATATACCAAAGACTTGTCTTCCACCAACAGCAGATGGCGTCTTTTACTGGACAGCAAGTTCTTTCCTAA
- the LOC128921716 gene encoding forkhead box protein I3-like, translating into MSPIFESNFSIRSILSNDEDNKPIDIRPNYTYSALVTMAIRSSPEQKLTLSSIQQWIMDNFPYYRKDQRGWQCQIRHTLTTNSCFVKIPRPLCDPGRGNYWAINPEVESINKSASPGLTLVSPNAFDSKYNVNQAMARGVPHPQMPTARYFPTPQEIERAQQMMMKHALLEQHKWIKVVPSDITNLSGMHSESGESDPIAESMIASSSCS; encoded by the exons ATGTCACCAATATTCGAGTCGAACTTTTCCATACGCAGCATACTCTCGAACGATGAAGACAACAAGCCAATCGACATAAGACCGAATTACACctactccgcgttggtgacgatGGCCATACGAAGCAGCCCGGAGCAGAAACTAACATTGAGTAGCATCCAACAGTGGATCATGGACAATTTTCCGTACTATCGAAAAGATCAACGCGGCTGGCAGTGCCAGATTCGTCATACGCTCACAACGAATTCCTGCTTCGTGAAAATACCACGCCCTCTATGCGATCCCGGACGCGGAAATTATTGGGCCATAAACCCTGAGGTTGAGTCTATTAATAAGAGTGCGTCACCTGGATTAACACTAGTCAGCCCAAATGCATTTGACTCCAAATATAACGTCAATCAAGCAATGGCACGGGGGGTGCCACATCCACAAATGCCAACGGCTAGATATTTTCCAACACCACAAGAAATTGAGCGGGCGCAACAAATGATGATGAAACATGCGCTGCTAGAACAGCACAAATG GATTAAAGTAGTTCCAAGTGACATCACAAATCTGAGTGGAATGCATTCTGAATCCGGAGAATCTGATcctatagccgaatcgatgatagcatCATCTAGTTGCTCTTAA
- the LOC128921717 gene encoding forkhead box protein J3-like produces the protein MFFKNITRNSSLLRIFITFQIIIHNGQHLDSSFSIRNLLAGPDGTNPALTPPPSDGSLSPNTSMSSNEENHGSRPNLTYSALVTMAIRSSPEGKLTLNTIQSWISENFPYYRKDEQGWQSQIRQTLSTNSCFLKVPRALDDSARGNYWALSSELPAVRTARVGNGSAIGALINGVPHPQAPNAVYFPTLH, from the exons atgttcttcaaG AATATCACTAGAAACTCTTCTTTACTTCGTATATTCATCACATTCCAAATAATAATCCACAATGGCCAACATCTGGATTCAAGCTTCTCCATCCGAAATTTGTTGGCAGGTCCTGATGGTACCAATCCAGCGctgacaccaccaccatccgatgGGTCTTTATCGCCCAATACctctatgtcgtcgaacgaaGAGAATCATGGAAGTCGACCGAACTTGACTTATAGTGCGTTGGTGACAATGGCGATACGAAGCAGTCCTGAAGGCAAACTGACGTTGAATACAATACAAAGTTGGATCAGTGAGAACTTCCCTTATTACAGGAAGGATGAGCAAGGTTGGCAGAGCCAAATACGGCAGACGCTAAGCACGAATTCATGCTTCCTTAAGGTGCCAAGAGCGTTGGACGACTCAGCACGTGGAAACTATTGGGCGTTGAGTTCTGAATTACCAGCAGTTCGTACTGCCAGAGTGGGAAATGGTAGTGCGATCGGAGCATTGATAAATGGTGTACCACATCCTCAGGCTCCAAATGCGGTTTACTTCCCCACGCTCCACTAG